Proteins encoded in a region of the Paraburkholderia flava genome:
- the coxB gene encoding cytochrome c oxidase subunit II — translation MAETRQPGMRCAEPMTADASRRVRACTCALAFAVALLVCDASAHAAPLDYFLHAAGAAAEPTMHLGWALAALAVLITIIVGGLLAGALLRRRPHAEPSSLHGEGGGLRWVWIGTGVSSVALFAILVYVLVTLESVASPSHRPTLTITVTAYDWWWKIDYANDDNAAHVTTANEIHIPVGEPVDIQLKSADVIHAFWVPRLAGKTQAIPGVVNKQWIEADQPGIYRGQCSQFCGAQHAHMAFEVVAQTRGDFDAWLAAQAKPAAVSTAANTADIRAGQHLFIERCAGCHTVRGTDAAGVQAPDLTHLDSRRLIAAGTLVNTRENQLDWIRHAQRIKPDSLMPSIALSAAEAASLSAYLGTLQ, via the coding sequence ATGGCGGAGACGCGACAACCCGGCATGCGGTGCGCTGAACCGATGACGGCGGACGCGTCGCGGCGCGTGCGTGCCTGCACATGTGCGCTCGCGTTCGCGGTTGCGTTGCTCGTGTGCGATGCAAGCGCACACGCCGCGCCGCTCGATTACTTCCTGCACGCGGCCGGTGCCGCCGCCGAGCCGACGATGCATCTCGGCTGGGCGCTTGCCGCGCTCGCGGTTCTGATCACGATCATCGTCGGCGGATTGCTGGCGGGCGCGCTGCTGCGCCGTCGTCCGCATGCCGAGCCGTCGAGTCTGCACGGCGAGGGCGGCGGCCTGCGCTGGGTGTGGATCGGCACGGGCGTCTCGTCGGTCGCGCTGTTCGCGATACTCGTCTACGTGCTCGTGACACTCGAATCGGTCGCGTCGCCGTCGCACCGTCCGACATTGACGATCACCGTCACCGCGTACGACTGGTGGTGGAAGATCGACTACGCCAATGACGACAACGCGGCGCACGTCACGACGGCCAACGAGATCCACATTCCGGTTGGCGAACCCGTCGACATTCAACTCAAAAGCGCGGACGTGATCCACGCGTTCTGGGTGCCGCGTCTCGCGGGCAAGACGCAGGCGATTCCAGGCGTCGTCAACAAGCAGTGGATCGAAGCAGATCAGCCCGGCATCTATCGCGGCCAGTGCTCGCAGTTCTGCGGCGCGCAGCACGCGCACATGGCATTCGAAGTCGTCGCACAGACGCGCGGCGATTTCGACGCGTGGCTGGCGGCGCAGGCGAAACCGGCTGCGGTCTCGACGGCGGCGAACACCGCCGACATCCGCGCCGGCCAGCACCTGTTCATCGAACGCTGTGCAGGGTGCCACACCGTGCGCGGCACCGACGCAGCCGGCGTGCAGGCCCCCGATCTGACGCATCTCGATTCGCGCCGGCTGATCGCTGCGGGCACGCTCGTCAATACGCGGGAGAACCAGCTCGACTGGATCCGCCACGCGCAGCGGATCAAACCCGATTCGCTGATGCCGTCCATCGCACTCAGCGCCGCCGAAGCTGCCTCGCTGTCCGCTTATCTGGGAACGCTCCAATGA